In Juglans microcarpa x Juglans regia isolate MS1-56 chromosome 8D, Jm3101_v1.0, whole genome shotgun sequence, the following are encoded in one genomic region:
- the LOC121243696 gene encoding RNA polymerase II C-terminal domain phosphatase-like 4 isoform X1: MSLVTDSPVHSSSSDDFATFLDASLDSDSSEEAEDPNHLETQRIKRCKVEIMENVEEGSESTSLAPSLEQTVEASIKKDACTHPGSFGEMCILCGQRLDDKFGVTFGYIHKGLRLQNDEVVRLRDTDMKNLLRHKKLCLVLDLDHTLLNSTLLIEMTSEEEYLKSQTDSLQDVSKGSLFMLDSMDMMTKLRPFVHTFLKEASEMFEMYIYTMGDRPYALEMAKLLDPQREYFSSRVISRDDSTHKHQKGLDVVLGQESAALILDDMEIAWPKHKENLILMERYHFFASSCHQYGFSCKSLSELKTDERETDGALATVLKVLKQVHKMFFDELEETLFDRDVRKLLKLIKKEVLKGCKLVFSLVFPTRFQADNHNLWKLAEDLGATCLTDLDPSVTHVISKDAGTEKSHWAVKHMKFLVHPRWIEAANYMWQKQPEEKYTVKQKKNQ, encoded by the exons ATGAGCCTCGTGACTGATTCTCCGGTACATTCATCGAGCAGCGACGACTTCGCGACGTTCCTCGATGCATCACTTGATTCGGATTCTTCCGAAGAAGCTGAAGATCCCAATCACCTTGAAACCCAAAG GATAAAACGATGCAAAGTGGAGATTATGGAAAACGTAGAGGAAGGTTCGGAGTCAACTTCACTTGCGCCATCCCTAGAACAAACCGTAG AAGCATCCATAAAGAAGGATGCTTGTACACATCCTGGTTCTTTCGGAGAGATGTGTATACTGTGTGGGCAAAGGCTGGACGATAAATTTGGTGTGACATTTGGGTACATTCACAAG GGACTTAGGCTTCAGAATGATGAAGTTGTCAGATTGCGAGATACAGACATGAAGAATTTATTACGCCATAAGAAGCTTTGCTTGGTTCTTGATCTGGACCATACACTGCTAAACTCTACACTGCTTATAGAGATGACGTCAGAAGAGGAATATTTAAAGAGCCAAACAGATTCACTGCAGG ATGTCTCAAAAGGCAGCCTCTTCATGTTGGACTCTATGGATATGATGACCAAGTTAAGGCCCTTTGTTCacacatttttaaaagaagCAAGTGAAATGTTTGAGATGTACATCTACACAATGGGCGATCGGCCCTATGCGTTGGAAATGGCTAAGCTCCTTGATCCTCAAAGAGAGTACTTCAGCTCTAGGGTGATTTCACGTGATGATAGCACCCATAAACATCAAAAGGGTCTTGATGTTGTGCTGGGGCAAGAAAGTGCTGCTCTCATTCTTGATGATATGGAAATT GCGTGGCCAAAGCACAAGGAAAATTTGATATTGATGGAAAGATATCATTTCTTTGCTTCAAGTTGTCACCAATATGGCTTCAGCTGTAAATCTCTTTCTGAGTTGAAGACTGATGAACGTGAGACAGACGGAGCGCTTGCAACTGTTCTTAAAGTTCTTAAGCAAGTCCACAAAATGTTTTTTGAT GAACTTGAGGAGACTCTTTTTGACAGAGATGTGAGGAAG TTGCTGAAATTGATTAAGAAGGAAGTCCTGAAGGGGTGTAAGCTTGTCTTTAGTCTTGTGTTTCCCACTAGATTCCAGGCTGATAATCACAATCTCTGGAAGCTGGCAGAGGATTTGGGAGCTACTTGTTTGACGGACCTTGATCCATCTGTGACACATGTGATCTCAAAAGATGCTGGAACAGAGAAATCTCATTGGGCAGTGAAACATATGAAGTTTTTGGTCCATCCACGGTGGATAGAAGCTGCTAATTATATGTGGCAAAAGCAGCCTGAAGAGAAATATACTGTCAAACAAAAGAAGAACCAATAA
- the LOC121243696 gene encoding RNA polymerase II C-terminal domain phosphatase-like 4 isoform X2: MSLVTDSPVHSSSSDDFATFLDASLDSDSSEEAEDPNHLETQRIKRCKVEIMENVEEASIKKDACTHPGSFGEMCILCGQRLDDKFGVTFGYIHKGLRLQNDEVVRLRDTDMKNLLRHKKLCLVLDLDHTLLNSTLLIEMTSEEEYLKSQTDSLQDVSKGSLFMLDSMDMMTKLRPFVHTFLKEASEMFEMYIYTMGDRPYALEMAKLLDPQREYFSSRVISRDDSTHKHQKGLDVVLGQESAALILDDMEIAWPKHKENLILMERYHFFASSCHQYGFSCKSLSELKTDERETDGALATVLKVLKQVHKMFFDELEETLFDRDVRKLLKLIKKEVLKGCKLVFSLVFPTRFQADNHNLWKLAEDLGATCLTDLDPSVTHVISKDAGTEKSHWAVKHMKFLVHPRWIEAANYMWQKQPEEKYTVKQKKNQ, encoded by the exons ATGAGCCTCGTGACTGATTCTCCGGTACATTCATCGAGCAGCGACGACTTCGCGACGTTCCTCGATGCATCACTTGATTCGGATTCTTCCGAAGAAGCTGAAGATCCCAATCACCTTGAAACCCAAAG GATAAAACGATGCAAAGTGGAGATTATGGAAAACGTAGAGGAAG CATCCATAAAGAAGGATGCTTGTACACATCCTGGTTCTTTCGGAGAGATGTGTATACTGTGTGGGCAAAGGCTGGACGATAAATTTGGTGTGACATTTGGGTACATTCACAAG GGACTTAGGCTTCAGAATGATGAAGTTGTCAGATTGCGAGATACAGACATGAAGAATTTATTACGCCATAAGAAGCTTTGCTTGGTTCTTGATCTGGACCATACACTGCTAAACTCTACACTGCTTATAGAGATGACGTCAGAAGAGGAATATTTAAAGAGCCAAACAGATTCACTGCAGG ATGTCTCAAAAGGCAGCCTCTTCATGTTGGACTCTATGGATATGATGACCAAGTTAAGGCCCTTTGTTCacacatttttaaaagaagCAAGTGAAATGTTTGAGATGTACATCTACACAATGGGCGATCGGCCCTATGCGTTGGAAATGGCTAAGCTCCTTGATCCTCAAAGAGAGTACTTCAGCTCTAGGGTGATTTCACGTGATGATAGCACCCATAAACATCAAAAGGGTCTTGATGTTGTGCTGGGGCAAGAAAGTGCTGCTCTCATTCTTGATGATATGGAAATT GCGTGGCCAAAGCACAAGGAAAATTTGATATTGATGGAAAGATATCATTTCTTTGCTTCAAGTTGTCACCAATATGGCTTCAGCTGTAAATCTCTTTCTGAGTTGAAGACTGATGAACGTGAGACAGACGGAGCGCTTGCAACTGTTCTTAAAGTTCTTAAGCAAGTCCACAAAATGTTTTTTGAT GAACTTGAGGAGACTCTTTTTGACAGAGATGTGAGGAAG TTGCTGAAATTGATTAAGAAGGAAGTCCTGAAGGGGTGTAAGCTTGTCTTTAGTCTTGTGTTTCCCACTAGATTCCAGGCTGATAATCACAATCTCTGGAAGCTGGCAGAGGATTTGGGAGCTACTTGTTTGACGGACCTTGATCCATCTGTGACACATGTGATCTCAAAAGATGCTGGAACAGAGAAATCTCATTGGGCAGTGAAACATATGAAGTTTTTGGTCCATCCACGGTGGATAGAAGCTGCTAATTATATGTGGCAAAAGCAGCCTGAAGAGAAATATACTGTCAAACAAAAGAAGAACCAATAA
- the LOC121243697 gene encoding CBL-interacting serine/threonine-protein kinase 6-like, with protein sequence MGDKNRDGNSAVLHGKYELGRLLGHGTFAKVYHARNFQTGQSMAMKVVGKEKVIKAGMMEQVKREISVMKMVKHPNIVALHEVMANKSKIYFAMELVRGGELFSKISKGRLKEDLARVYFQQLISAIDFCHSRGVYHRDLKPENLLLDEDGNLKVTDFGLSAFSEHLKQDGLLHTTCGTPAYVAPEVIGKKGYDGAKADIWSCGVILYVLLAGFLPFQDDNIVAMYRKIYRGDFKCPPWFSSEARRLVTKLLDPNPSTRITISKIMDCSWFKKSVPKSMKTSNKEDQLEFEDTICEKSGKETESLNAFHIISLSEGFDLSPLFEEKKREEKEELRFATTRPASSVISKLEEVAAKDGKFSVKKSESRVRLQGHESGRKGKLAIAAEIFAITPSFLVVEVKKDNGDTLEYNQFCSKELRPALKDIVWTSPAKSSALA encoded by the coding sequence ATGGGTGATAAGAACAGAGATGGCAATTCGGCGGTTCTCCACGGCAAGTACGAGCTTGGTCGGCTTCTGGGTCATGGTACTTTCGCCAAAGTCTACCATGCCAGGAACTTTCAGACTGGGCAGAGCATGGCTATGAAGGTTGTGGGGAAAGAGAAAGTGATAAAGGCCGGGATGATGGAGCAGGTCAAGAGGGAGATCTCGGTGATGAAAATGGTGAAGCACCCGAACATAGTTGCGCTCCACGAGGTGATGGCCAACAAATCCAAGATCTACTTTGCGATGGAGCTTGTCCGGGGCGGCGAGCTTTTCTCTAAGATCTCCAAAGGCCGGCTGAAAGAGGACCTGGCCAGAGTCTATTTCCAGCAACTCATCTCCGCCATCGACTTCTGCCACAGCCGCGGCGTCTACCACAGGGATCTCAAGCCGGAAAACCTGCTTTTGGACGAGGATGGTAATCTCAAAGTCACCGATTTCGGGCTCAGCGCCTTCTCGGAGCACTTGAAGCAAGATGGGCTCTTGCACACCACTTGCGGTACGCCGGCATATGTCGCACCGGAGGTGATTGGTAAGAAAGGCTATGACGGTGCCAAAGCCGACATCTGGTCCTGCGGTGTCATTCTCTATGTCCTCCTCGCCGGCTTCCTGCCATTCCAGGACGACAATATCGTAGCCATGTACCGGAAGATTTACCGTGGAGACTTCAAGTGCCCGCCATGGTTCTCCTCCGAAGCGCGTAGACTCGTCACGAAGCTTCTGGACCCGAACCCCAGTACCCGAATTACGATCTCAAAGATCATGGATTGTTCCTGGTTCAAGAAGTCGGTCCCCAAGAGCATGAAAACGAGTAACAAGGAGGACCAGCTGGAATTCGAGGACACCATTTGCGAGAAATCAGGCAAAGAAACCGAGTCCCTGAACGCGTTCCACATCATATCTTTGTCAGAAGGGTTCGACTTGTCGCCACTGTTcgaggagaagaagagggaggagaagGAAGAGCTTAGGTTCGCAACGACGAGGCCGGCGAGCAGTGTGATATCGAAGCTGGAAGAGGTGGCGGCCAAGGACGGCAAGTTCAGTGTAAAGAAGAGCGAGTCCAGGGTCAGGCTGCAAGGCCACGAGAGCGGGCGTAAAGGGAAGCTGGCCATAGCGGCGGAGATCTTCGCCATCACGCCATCGTTTCTAGTCGTGGAGGTGAAGAAGGACAACGGTGATACCCTGGAGTACAACCAGTTCTGCAGCAAGGAACTCCGGCCGGCGCTCAAGGACATCGTCTGGACCTCTCCTGCAAAAAGCTCTGCACTCGCATAA
- the LOC121243699 gene encoding AP2/ERF and B3 domain-containing transcription factor At1g50680-like, with protein sequence MDEDMLSLISNGRVNATTEDQSDSSSATYALPARKCARRGSIVFTKFKGVVPQQNGHWGAQIYANHQRIWLGTFKSEKEAAMAYDSAAIKLRSLDSHKNFPWTDITVEEPNFQNLYSTEAVLNMIKDGSYRSKFEEFLRTRSHAETHDGLNLASLQSSGGLMCKQLFQKELTPSDVSKLNRLVIPRKYAIKYFPRNSETAEDNNNAEGGTMEDVLLTFYDTLMRPWKFRYCYWKSSQSFVFTRGWNRFVKENHLKSKDTITFYSCDCKEAAKDNHSFYMIDFSRVENGTGPLVEQSSLQYVGMQLEPTVLEVNREIDHYVKEKKLDEVKELKRPKLTHDKKTGFRLFGVLII encoded by the coding sequence ATGGATGAGGACATGTTAAGCCTGATATCAAATGGCAGAGTGAATGCAACTACAGAAGATCAGTCTGATTCAAGCAGCGCGACTTATGCACTTCCTGCAAGAAAGTGTGCAAGACGTGGTAGCATTGTCTTTACAAAGTTCAAAGGTGTTGTGCCACAGCAAAATGGGCACTGGGGCGCCCAAATATATGCTAATCACCAAAGGATTTGGCTGGGGACTTTCAAGTCCGAAAAGGAAGCAGCCATGGCTTATGATAGTGCAGCTATCAAGCTTCGGAGTTTGGATTCCCATAAAAATTTTCCATGGACTGACATCACAGTTGAAGAGCCAAACTTTCAAAATCTATACAGTACTGAAGCAGTCCTCAACATGATAAAGGATGGTTCCTATCGATCCAAATTTGAAGAGTTTCTAAGAACACGTTCACATGCGGAAACACACGATGGTTTGAACTTGGCTAGTCTGCAAAGCAGCGGGGGACTAATGTGTAAGCAACTTTTCCAAAAGGAACTTACACCAAGTGATGTGAGTAAGTTAAACAGACTTGTCATCCCAAGGAAATATGCCATCAAGTACTTCCCACGTAATTCTGAAACTgctgaagataataataatgCAGAGGGGGGCACCATGGAAGATGTGCTGCTGACTTTCTATGACACGTTGATGAGGCCATGGAAGTTTCGCTACTGCTATTGGAAAAGCAGCCAGAGTTTTGTATTTACAAGGGGTTGGAATAGGTTTGTGAAGGAAAACCATCTAAAGTCCAAGGACACCATTACTTTCTATTCGTGCGATTGCAAAGAAGCAGCAAAAGACAATCACTCATTCTACATGATTGATTTTAGCCGGGTGGAAAACGGTACTGGCCCCTTGGTTGAGCAGTCTAGCCTGCAGTATGTTGGGATGCAATTGGAACCAACAGTACTTGAAGTAAACCGTGAAATTGACCATTATGTTAAGGAGAAGAAACTTGATGAGGTAAAGGAACTGAAGCGACCCAAGCTAACACATGACAAAAAGACAGGCTTTAGGTTATTTGGTGTGCTTATTATCTGA